The genomic DNA ACTAGGTATGCACGCTTCGACAGCCACTTTGCGCGGTCTCACACTAACTTTGCGCGCTTACGCTGCCACTTTGCGCGGTCCCACACTAACTTTGCGCGCTTCGACAGCCACTTTGCGCGGTCTCACACTAACTTTGCGCGCTTACGCTGCCACTTTGCGCGGTCTCACACTAACTATGCGCGCTTCGACTGCCACTTTGCGCGGTCCCACACTAACTATGCGCGCTTACGCTGCCACTTTGCGCGGTCTCACACTAACTTTGCGCGCTTCGACTGCCACTTTGCGCGGTCCCACACTAACTTTGCGCGCTTACGCTGCCACTTTGCGCGGTCCCACACTAACTTTGCGCGCTTCGACTGCCACTTTGCGCGGTCTCACACTAACTTTGCGCGCTTCCGCAACCACTTTGCGCGGTCCCACACTAACTTTGCGCGCTTCCGCTGCCACTTTACACACAAAATCCCCACAAAAAAACACCTACAATGAGGCGTTTTTTCATTACAACGTCGTATCATATAGAAAATTTCGGATAACATGATGCTCAGGTTCGTACGTCTTCAGGGTATAGCCTTCTTTTTGCAGCCATTCAATAATCGCTGGCAGCGCTTTTGTCGTTGGGCCTTGATCATGGAGCAAAATGATAATATCCCGATTGCCGGATTTGTAGGATTGCTGAACACCATTCCGAACGTTTTTCACAATTTCTCCCACTTGCTGATCTGTATAGCGCCAGTCATTTGAGTCCACATGCCAATCCCACATTTTATAGCCATTGACATTCAATTGTCTTTTCATTGCAGGCGTTACATGTGGTTTGCTGCCGTAAGGAACCCTCAGCAATTTTGCCTCGTTTCCTGTTATTTGCTGAATGAGTTGTGTTCCTTCATTCATTTCCTCAATAAATGTTTCGGGGGATTCGTATACTTTCTTCACATCATGCGTCATACTATGCGTGCCAATATAATGCCCGGCATCAGCTACTGTGCGAACAATGTCTTCATTTTTCTTCATATGCTTGCCAAGAAAGAAAAAGGTACCTTGCACTTGATATTTTTTCAACGTACTAACATTAGCCCTTGTATAACGATTCGGCCCATCGTCAAACGTTAAATAGACAGTCGCTTTTGGCACTTGGGGCTTCACTACCAAAGCTTGGATATGCTTCTCATAAGCGATAGAACCCATATGCTCATAGTCATCACGGTAAATACGCAATGTATTCACAGTCGGCATCGCATCAATCTTGAATCCCGTCGCCTCCGCAAAATACGTCACGCTTATGAATAAATTGCCGTCAATATCGAGAATCGGCGAACCACTTGCTTCGACGCCCGCTTTCGATGTTCGCTGCGATTTGAGCTGATAAACGATTTCAGAACCTCGTTTTTGAATACGGAGCTTGCCCTTACTAACATCCATTTTCGCGTCCATATACGTGATAAATTCATTTAAAGGAACCTTTACATCGCCATCGATTATACGGATATCGGTAATCGGTAACAATCGATCATGAAGCCCAATATGCTGAGTTGGCTGTACCTCCGCCGCTTCACCTGTTGCTACGCCAAAAAGCAAACTGCCCAGCAATGCCATACAAATCATCCATAATTTTTTTCTCATTCAAAATCGCCTCATTTCCGCTCGATGGTCTCCTTCAAGGTATATGATAGCGAAGAACAAAAAATCCTTGTCGGCAAAATTTTAGACCGCACTGAATCCAATTAACCCAGTTTGCGCATACAGTATTGATAAATCTCTGCAGTTACCAAACAATCACCAATTGCATCATGCGCATCATGTTCCAACTGTAAATAGTTCGTCAACGTCACCAATTTATGATTCGGCGTCTCCGTAATGACTTTCCGCGCAAGCTTCATCGTATCAATCACAATCAATTCAGGAATATGAACACCTTTAATACGTTCCAGTGCATACAAAAACCCCATATCGAAGGAAGCATTGTGAGCGATAACCGGCAAATCACCAATAAATGCAAGAAGCTCCTCGATTTTCTCGTCAATCGTTGGCGCTGCTTGAACCATCTCATTTGAAATACCTGTTAGCTGTGTAACGGAAAGCGGAATATAGCGATGCGGATTAATGAATGTACTTAGTATGTCCGTCTGTTCATGTTTTACATATTTAATGGCGCCAATTTGAATAATTTGATCGGCACCTGCTCGAAATCCCGTCGTTTCAAAATCGAGCACAACGTAATCCTGCACATATGTAGAGGATGCCCGATACTTTTTGTCCTTCGCGGCTCTTCTCGCTCCCCAATTTTGTTGCAATGGCTTATGATAAAGCAGTTCTTTTACTTTCGTCTGCATATCCATTTAGGTACACTTCCTTTTCATAGAAATTGCGATTGTTTTTAAGCTTCTTACTCCCCTTAATACCCGTTTTCCCCAAGACTAATCTGACGGTTTTTGAACAGTTGATCTATAACAAAAGACCTCCACATTTTTTTGTGGAGGCCTCCATTTATTTTACAAGCATATATTTCACATAATTTTTCCAACCGAAGGCACGCCATTGTTCTTTTGCCGGCATACCTGATGGCAAGGATAAAAACACTCTTGGCGCATATTCATATTCCTTGAATGCAGGTGCATAGACCGCGATATCTCCGCGTTGAAGTCCTTCCGTAACAATCGCACGATCCTTCAAAGTGAATGGCGTCACGATATCGACTTTCGAAGCCAATCCTTTGTTGTCAATCTTCCACGTAAAGGCTGTTTTCTCTTCAAAATCCTGTAGCCATTTTTCTTTGACAGAAGTTGCCTCTAATGCCTCATCCACAATGATATCTGCTTTGACATTTGTTCCAAAGGGCACCGATTCCAAC from Sporosarcina sp. FSL K6-1522 includes the following:
- a CDS encoding polysaccharide deacetylase family protein; this encodes MRKKLWMICMALLGSLLFGVATGEAAEVQPTQHIGLHDRLLPITDIRIIDGDVKVPLNEFITYMDAKMDVSKGKLRIQKRGSEIVYQLKSQRTSKAGVEASGSPILDIDGNLFISVTYFAEATGFKIDAMPTVNTLRIYRDDYEHMGSIAYEKHIQALVVKPQVPKATVYLTFDDGPNRYTRANVSTLKKYQVQGTFFFLGKHMKKNEDIVRTVADAGHYIGTHSMTHDVKKVYESPETFIEEMNEGTQLIQQITGNEAKLLRVPYGSKPHVTPAMKRQLNVNGYKMWDWHVDSNDWRYTDQQVGEIVKNVRNGVQQSYKSGNRDIIILLHDQGPTTKALPAIIEWLQKEGYTLKTYEPEHHVIRNFLYDTTL
- a CDS encoding exonuclease domain-containing protein, with protein sequence MDMQTKVKELLYHKPLQQNWGARRAAKDKKYRASSTYVQDYVVLDFETTGFRAGADQIIQIGAIKYVKHEQTDILSTFINPHRYIPLSVTQLTGISNEMVQAAPTIDEKIEELLAFIGDLPVIAHNASFDMGFLYALERIKGVHIPELIVIDTMKLARKVITETPNHKLVTLTNYLQLEHDAHDAIGDCLVTAEIYQYCMRKLG